Within the Marixanthomonas sp. SCSIO 43207 genome, the region TGTGCTAAAAGCAACTACAAGTGCTAAGCTTAAAATTAATTTTTTCATGGTTATAGGTTTTGTTGTTAGGTTTTACAATTTATTGACCGTCGTCATTACCAATTTTGTCAATCTCTTCATTAATTTCTTCATTAACTTCCTTATCAACTTCTTTGGCGGTTCTTTCTAATATGCCTTCGGCTTCTTCTGCTGTTTCTTCAGTTTCTACTTCTACTTCACGAACAACCTCTTTGGTTTCCGTTTTGGTCTCTCTACAAGAGGTAGTTGAGAAACCTACTAAAGCCATTGCGGCTATTACAAATACTTTTTTCATAATTGGTTTGTGTTAAATTATTAAACAAATCTATGTATTTTAACAGTTGGGGTATTGTAAAGTTTTATTAAAATTTTAAAAGTACTAGACTGAAATAAGTAGTTTTAAAAGAAAAAATGGATTTTAAAACGATGTATCAATTTCTTCGGAAACTTCAAAAAAACAATTCAAAAGAATGGATGGACGAACATAGAAGCGAGTATCATTCAATAAGAGATAATTACATTGAATGGTTGAATGAAATGGATATTCAGCTAGCTGCAATTGATCCAGATTATACTCCTACACCAGGAAAAAAAGCTATAAACCGAATAAATAATAATTTAATGTTTCATCCCAATAAGCCCATCTACAAAGATCATTTTGGTGCCGGTCTTGATCAAGAAAGCAAACAAGGCGATTTTTATATCCATTTAGGAGTTAATGAATCGTTTATTGGCGGTGGCTATTGGCATCCTTCTTCCAAGTTATTAAAAAGTATACGTGCTGCTATTGATTATAATGGAGAAGATCTTAAACAGATTGTAAATAAAAAGAGTTTTAAAAATAGGTTTGGTGACATGATTGTCGATAATCCCCTTAAAACAGCACCGAAGGGCTATTCACAAAATCATGAACATATAGATCTTTTAAGGAGAAGATCTTTTGCAGTTTCCTGTCCTTTGACTGAAAAAGAGGTGATTGCCTCAAACTTTAAAGAATATGTTGTCACTATATATAAAGAGATGTTGCCCTTTAGACGGTACTTAAATCAAGCCGTCACGGTTTAATCGCTCTATGTATGACATCGTTGTAGCCGTTGCGCCGGTGTTGCTATTCACAAAATGTCCGGCTATCATACCGGTTTTTTCTCTGAAAGCTTTGTTTGAAACCAATTTATCAAGTATTTGAACACACTCTATTTCATCACTTACAGAAAATAAGCCCGCCAACTGCTGCAACCGTTTTGCCTCGGGGAAGCCGTCAAAATTTTTCCCAATTACTATAGGAACTCCAAAAGTTGCCGGTTCTAGAATGTTGTGCAGCCCGGTTTTGCCCATAGCACCGCCCACATAAGCAATATCTGCATAATTATAAATTTTGGTAAGTAAACCTATCGTATCAATTATAAATACTTGATACAAGGTCAAATCCTTACCTTCCTTTTCTGAATATACTACCGAGTCTTGATTTATTTTTTTTCTGAAATTAGCAATCTTTGTACTATCAATATTATGCGGAGCGATAACAAATTTTACGTGTTTAGGTGCTTCATTTATATATTTCAGTAGGGTGCTCTCGTCTTCTGGCCAGGTACTTCCGCAAACAATACAGATAGAGTTTTCTTTAAATTCTGAAATAAAACTCAATGTATTATCCAGCTCAATTTGGTGCGAAACCCTATCAAATCGTGTGTCGCCACTTACGCTTACATTATGAATGCCAATAGAGTTAAGTAGCTGTTCTGAAGTACTATCTTGAACAAAGATGTGATTGAAGTTTTGCAATGCCTTTCGCATAAAACCACCGTGACTCTTAAAAAATACTTGTTCTTTCCTAAATAAACCTGAAATTAATAGCGTAGGAATATTTTTGTTTTTTAGCTCAAATAAATAATTGGGCCAAAATTCATACTTTACAAATAGTACGAGTGAAGGGTGTATGGCTTCAACAAATTTTTGAGCATTGGGTTTTGTGTCTAATGGCAAATATACTACAAGGTGCGCTAGCTCTGTGTTTTTCTTTATTTCATAACCCGAAGGTGAAAAAAAGGAAATTACTATTTTATGCTTCGGAAAAAGCTTTTTTGTAGCTTCAATAATAGGAACACCTTGTTCAAATTCGCCTAAAGAAGCGCAATGAAACCAGATGGTTTTATCTTCAGAAGTGATTGTATTTTTCAATTTTTTAATCACGCCTTTTCTACCTGAAATGAATAACTTCATCTTGGAGCTAAAAAATTGAGCAACCCATAAAAAAAGGTAACTAATTCGGGTTAAAAAACTATAAATGATTCGCATAAAAGTAAACTACAGTGCTAAAATACAGTATTATACTATTTTTGAAAATTATAAGTTATAAGATTAAGATTTTTACCTTAAATAAAGACTAAAATCTCTTGAATGACAATCAATTACTTTTTTGAATGTGATTTTGTTTTTGGTTTAACAAAAAATTAGTACCAATATAAGTGGTTGGCACGGTTTTTTATATAATTTAGAAGATTAAAATAGAAGAAGATAGATATGCGAATTATGAAAAAGAATTTAAAGGTACTATTCCTTGCTGTATTTGTTTCGGTTGCTTCTTGCAGCTTTACTACCAAAGAGTTTGATGACCCCGATAAAGATAAGGTACTTATAGATCTTATAACCTATGTGTTACAAAAAGGTCATTACAATCCTGCAGATATGAACGATGAGTTTTCTGCAGAAGTTTATAAAGACTTTATCAATGGTCTAGATCCCTTAAAACGATATTTTTTGGCTTCAGATATAGAAGAGTTTAGTAAATATAAAACTCAGATTGATGATCAAATAAAGAGCAAAGACCTTACTTTTTTCAATTTGGTTTATGATCGCTTTATGAAGCGAATGGAAGAAGTAAAGAAAATTTACCCTGAAGTTTTAAACACACCTTTTGATTATACAAAAGATGAATCTATCAACGTTGATTATGACAATATTGATTATGCCACCACAAAAACTGAAATCAAAGAACGTTGGCGTAAACAACTTAAATTCTCTACCATATCTAGCTATTATGATAACGTAGAAGAGAATAAAACCAAGCTCGAAGAAGATAAAGAATATACGTCAAAAACAGAAGAAGAACTAGAAATAGAAGCGCGAGAGACTTCAAAAAAATCACTTGATGAATATTTTGATTTTACAAACGATCTTGAACGCAAAGATTATTTTGCCATCTATTTAACTACCATTGTTGAAGAGTTTGACCCACATACCAATTATTTTGCTCCGCCAGACAAAGATCGTTTTGATTTAAGAATGAGTGGTCGTTTAGAAGGAATTGGTGCTCGTCTTCAAAAGAAAAATGATTACATAAAAGTAATTGAAATTATAAGCGGTGGTCCTGTATGGAGAGGCGATTATCTTGAAGTTGGTGATTTAATTACCAAAGTAAAACAAGAAGATGAAGATAAAGCTGTAAGCGTTGTAGGAATGCGGGTTGACGATGCCGTAAAATTAATTAAGGGTCCAAAAGGAACAAAAGTAACGTTAACAGTAAAACGTGTAGATGGTACAATTGAAGATGTAACCATTACTCGTGATGTAGTAGAACTTGAAGAAACCTATGCAAAATCTTCTATTATTGAAAATGATGAGAATACATATGGTTTAATTAACCTTCCACAGTTTTATTTTAATATGGAAGACTATAAAGAACGTAACGCTGCCAGTGACGTTAAAAAAGAAATTGAACGTCTTAAAGAAGAAGGAATGGAAGGATTGGTTTTAGACCTTCGTGGTAACGGTGGAGGTTCTTTACGTACTGCAGTTGATATTGCCGGCCT harbors:
- a CDS encoding DUF2461 domain-containing protein translates to MDFKTMYQFLRKLQKNNSKEWMDEHRSEYHSIRDNYIEWLNEMDIQLAAIDPDYTPTPGKKAINRINNNLMFHPNKPIYKDHFGAGLDQESKQGDFYIHLGVNESFIGGGYWHPSSKLLKSIRAAIDYNGEDLKQIVNKKSFKNRFGDMIVDNPLKTAPKGYSQNHEHIDLLRRRSFAVSCPLTEKEVIASNFKEYVVTIYKEMLPFRRYLNQAVTV
- a CDS encoding 3-deoxy-D-manno-octulosonic acid transferase gives rise to the protein MKNTITSEDKTIWFHCASLGEFEQGVPIIEATKKLFPKHKIVISFFSPSGYEIKKNTELAHLVVYLPLDTKPNAQKFVEAIHPSLVLFVKYEFWPNYLFELKNKNIPTLLISGLFRKEQVFFKSHGGFMRKALQNFNHIFVQDSTSEQLLNSIGIHNVSVSGDTRFDRVSHQIELDNTLSFISEFKENSICIVCGSTWPEDESTLLKYINEAPKHVKFVIAPHNIDSTKIANFRKKINQDSVVYSEKEGKDLTLYQVFIIDTIGLLTKIYNYADIAYVGGAMGKTGLHNILEPATFGVPIVIGKNFDGFPEAKRLQQLAGLFSVSDEIECVQILDKLVSNKAFREKTGMIAGHFVNSNTGATATTMSYIERLNRDGLI
- a CDS encoding carboxy terminal-processing peptidase — encoded protein: MKKNLKVLFLAVFVSVASCSFTTKEFDDPDKDKVLIDLITYVLQKGHYNPADMNDEFSAEVYKDFINGLDPLKRYFLASDIEEFSKYKTQIDDQIKSKDLTFFNLVYDRFMKRMEEVKKIYPEVLNTPFDYTKDESINVDYDNIDYATTKTEIKERWRKQLKFSTISSYYDNVEENKTKLEEDKEYTSKTEEELEIEARETSKKSLDEYFDFTNDLERKDYFAIYLTTIVEEFDPHTNYFAPPDKDRFDLRMSGRLEGIGARLQKKNDYIKVIEIISGGPVWRGDYLEVGDLITKVKQEDEDKAVSVVGMRVDDAVKLIKGPKGTKVTLTVKRVDGTIEDVTITRDVVELEETYAKSSIIENDENTYGLINLPQFYFNMEDYKERNAASDVKKEIERLKEEGMEGLVLDLRGNGGGSLRTAVDIAGLFIKEGPVVQVASNGKKEVLEDEDESITWDGPLVILVNELSASASEILAAAMQDYERAIILGSKQTYGKGTVQNVLDLNQWIRKSDLGDMGALKITTQKFYRVNGGSTQLEGVKSDVVMPDQYSYFNVGERDYENPLPYDKIDAASYKTWDGYLGYEETINKSKARMEKSKQLQLIDENAKWIKERRDEVEVPLNFEKYVADIDRRKEETKKFDSIDTYDNKLSYRSLPYEVELMKQDTTLREKRKRWHINLAKDIYVEEAVNVLRDLKINNIKAGKMADIKN